DNA from Tripterygium wilfordii isolate XIE 37 chromosome 15, ASM1340144v1, whole genome shotgun sequence:
TTTAGGAGTAACACTGCCTTATTGTCTTATCAATCGATTTGCCTAAATTGATCACAATCACGATCACTTACAGGCAAGCAATAGCTAGGAGAATTCAATTGACAATCaccttcaaaatttcaaaacccaATATTCTTTTTTCATGGCATTAACATGCTCAAGTTCTGCTTAAAGGGTGTGTATATTGCAACATGTTCAtagtaattttattaaaagagATGTATCAATGTTTACTTGGAAATTCTGATATTCATTTCTTTGGTACTGAATTTTGGTTACTGGATTTGAAGATTTGAGCTATCTACTTGAAGTAATTAAGGCAAGTCCCATACTACTTGGAAATTGATAAGAACtgcttgttttgcttgtttCATTTCAATTTGTGCAAATCAAGTCATCTATTAAGTTGATAAGAACTATTTGTCTGCTTGTTTATGACGTATTTGATGCTCTTGACATATTATGGATTCACAATCAAATGGTGATTGTTTCATTGACATTATACTTGAAATGTCAATCAACATGTTATCGAAGGCTCCCATCCTTTTGAGAACAACAATGACCAATTTAGTCCACCTTAAGTTGAAGTTGGTTCCAAGTCAAAAAAGCCTCAACGAGGTCAAAATTTCGCCATAGAAGAAGATAATCTTCTTGTGTCGGCTTGGCTTAATACAAGTCTTGATGCTATTCAAGGTACAAATAAAAAGTCAAAGACTTTTTAGAGAAGAATTACAACATTCTACAATGAATATGAGATTTCCAAATATATCGAATGATCCGAGTGCTCTTTAAATTCGATGGACATCAATTCAATCTGCGGTAAATAAGTTTACCGAATTTTTGATTCAAATAGAGACGTCGCGACCTTTCGGTCTAAATGAGTTAGATAATGTatatattttaatgttttaaaGTTATGCCAAGATACTATTAATTTTCTAATTATTTATGTTTCTGATGTATTTTACAGATGGAAGAGACAAAGTtgatgtttttgaaaattttaaaaactcaTTTTTCAGTTTGAGCATCGTTGGAATAAATTAAGGCATCAACCAAAGGGGATTGCTCAAGTTGATCAAGGctatttgaaaagaaagaatagggAGTCATGTTAATCTTCCACTCTGGATATCATCAATCTAGGTGATGACAAATAACTACATCATTGGTTGTATTGGAGAGATCTTTGGGCAAGAAGGCCGAAACGGCAAAACAAAGGAAGGAGAAGCGTAAACACAATGATGTTCCAGATTTTAGTGACGTGTTTTAGGAATGGAAGGATGATAGGAATCTAGCTAAAGAGGAAAAAATACACGAGGACAAAGTGAAGATGACGGAAAGAGATGGATCAAAGGAAAGCAGACATGGCAATAATGATAATGGATTTAAGCACTATGGGtgaaatgcaaaaaaaatacTTTGAATCCCTACAAGCTAAAATTCTTGTTAGAATGATGAATGAGTAGTATTTAAGTTGAAAGTGTGTAATATTTAGATTTTACATGTATGCTCATTTTGAGACAATGATCTAAATGTATGCATGTGTACTCTTTTTGATACttgttttacatatatattttctgaTACTTGCTTTGaaattatgattttattaaaaataatataatcggtaaaaattaaacaaaaatgaaattaaagtgagtgaagaaaatgaatatttaaGTTATAAATGATGGTTTAGAGGAGCTGATGTGGAGTGTTGTTAAATGATGATTATCTAAAACTATAATGACTcattttagagaatctgttaagaagAGCTAATGTGAATGCTATAAACCTCCAATGAAAAGATATGATAATCGAGGAAGAGAGTACCCAATAAGGTTGAGTATATTTTTCATCACAAAAAGTTGGTTATTTTTCAATTTCGTCATCAAATGTTTCAAGTCAGAAaccaaaaatttaaatttgttcTATTTTTGGTAACTCAGATAGATTTTCTCTTTTTCGAACAGTCAATCCGCTTATGTGGCCAGTTGACAGTCAAGTAATCGTCAACGTTTGATGACGTTGATTCACGGTATGTTGATATATTCTCAAGACGCTGATATGTCATATAGATGTTCCAAAATTAGTCATTGAAAGTGAAGTTTAGTACCaactcattttttttgaaagagataTCTATAAACTCAAATAGGATAGTCAGTCAAATACAAAGCATGGGAAGAGGGTCGAACTTGTCCTTGGATGACACATTTAGAATTACAATTAACACCAATAGAAGCCTACACATCAGCCAATTTGTTCCCACATCTAGGAGTAAAAAGAACTTGACAATCCAAATTAATCAATTGAGCCTGAATGTCATCTAAAATAAACCCGATAGGTGAACGAGATACTCTGAATGTAAAAACTTGATTAATCACAAATCCTCTTCACCTCTTCACAAACCCTAGGTTGAAGCGCAAACTTGATTGTTTTCGACGAAATCCATACTCTCTTTTACGACCCACGTCATCATCTTACTTAAGCTCAAAGAAGTGTTCTTAAATACGACTGCTCACAGAATCCTCAATTCTTTCACACATAGAATGCCCAAATACTCCCTCCTCAAAGCCCCCAGCACTTTCAAAGGATGGTGAAAATCCCGAAAACTTTAGTTACTATGCGACCACCGTTTTCAAGTCACCGAGATTATCTTCGATAAAGAAACGCATCACGTCTCTCGCAGCCATGAACTCTTCACCCGCCCTGCTCGACATTCGCTATCACAACTCCCTCCTACACTATGTTGATTGACAATGTTTGCAATACTAAGAATGTCCGCGAGGCAACATGATTGATTGGGATGTCAAATGACTATGGTTTTAAGCCGGATTGCTACGTTTATAATGCAATCGTGAAAAGGCTATCGTTCATTGAGTAAAGGGTGTGAAGCAATTAGGATTCATAACAAGATGAAGAAGGAAGGAGTGGAGCTTGATCTTGTCACTTACAATACTGCGGAGGACAACTTTTGTTAACAACATTGTGGAGAATTAGGGTTTGAGAGAGAGTGAATTTGGGTTTTTCTTTCCCCTTTAAGATAGAGGAGAAGAAGtagttttcaattattttttaaaatttaatctcCCCTACAAAAATACACATGACATTTTTTACAAAATCAATTGTTTGACTTGTAAATGCCACTTCAACATGTTGACTATTAGaaattggaatttttttttgaattttcaattattgACTTGAAACATTTAAACATTCgacaatgaaattaaaaaataactaatttttcaatagCGAAAAAAATACTTAACCAATATCCATTATATAATACTCCTTTACTAAGTCACATTTAAACGATATGAGACAGAATGTGTGACATATATTCTCTCTATCCCAATACCCAACATtaccaaaaatcaaataattgagttttccaaTCATACGGCATGTCAATTATTCAATGCCAATCCATATACATGTCAACATCAAATGGTGCACTAATCACGAACACACAAAGTCGACCACCAGTAACGATAATTGTCCAACTCGCCAACAAGTTTATCCACAATGGATGTATGTTGCATGTACTACATTGCCACCCCTAAAATCCCTCTtaacattaaaataaataaataaaaccgaAATTCTAAACCCAGAAAACCCAGTAGTTCCCACATGGTGGCTGTCGCGTCGCGTGCCACGTGACCATCGTCGTCGACATGAACCGATCACCGGCAGCGAGCATATGGGCATCCGGGTTTTGCCCCTGCAAGATCTCCAAACCTCTCGTTAGAGCCAGGCTATTCGGGTTCGGGTCAGGATCGGGATTGGGGAAGCTGAGGAAGTGCCGGGTAAGGAGGAGGTTTGGCTTTGCAGTGAGTGCGGAACTATCAAAGGCGTTGTCCTTCAATGTTGGTTTGGACTCTCAGGTTATTTTACTATCCATCTGTCTTTTTCAAAATTCTACTTTTGGTATTCGGATTAGTGTTCGATGAAATGACTGAGAGACTTTGAATTATTGCTTCTTGAGGTAGTTTGCTTTAAGTTCAGGTGGTTTTGATACATTTTCGTGTTTTCAGTGTTTGTGATTGTTTTTTCATTGCATACGATGCGGTTTAGTGGTGAGATCAATACTACTACTGTTGTTGATATTGTGTTGTATAACTAGTCTTATTTTACTTGTTTGAAAGTGTGGTTGCGTTTTAGCAAGTGGAATTGGGTTTGACTCATTAGATATGATAACGTGTTTTTATATGAAACACTTTTGTTGTCAATTGAAGGTCCTTCAGTCGAACGAACAATCACAGTTGCCATGGATTGGTCCAGTTCCTGGGGATATAGCAGAAATTGAGGCATACTGCAGGATTTTTCGAGCAGCTGAACAGCTTCATGGTTCTTTGATGGATACATTATGCAATCCTTTGACTGGAGAATGTAGTGTTTATTATGATTTCCCATCTGAGGAGAAACCTTTACTGGAAGATAAAATTGTAGCTGTTCTAGGTTGCATGCTCTCTCTCTTGACTAAAGGGAGAGAGGATGTTCTTTCTGGAAGATCTTCCGTTATGAGTTCATTCCGCATTGCTGATTCGAGTGCAATGGAGGATAGGGTCCCACCTCTTGCTGTTTTCCGAAGTGAGATGAAAAGGTGTTGTGAGACCTTGCATGTTGCTCTTGAAAACTATTTGACAGATGACAATCGAAGCTACATTGTCTGGAGGAGATTACAGAGGCTGAAAAATGTCTGCTATGATTCTGGCTTTCCTCGTAGAGATGATCATCCCTGCCATTCACTTTTTGCAAACTGGAGTCCTGTTTATGCGTCTTTAAATAAGGAAGACATAGCATCTGGAAATTATCCGGCAGTTTTCTGGAAGGGTGGTCAGGTGACTGAGGAAGGCTTGAAGTGGTTAGTGGAGAAAGGGTATAAAGCTATTGTGGATCTTAGAGCAGAAACAGTAAAGGATACCTTTTATCAAGCAGCGTTGGATGATGCTATTTTGTCTGGGGAAATTGAATTGATCAAAATTCCAGTTGAAGTTGGAACTGCGCCTTCCATGGAGCAGGTTGAAAAGTTTGCATCTTTGGTAGCAGATTGCAGTAAAAGGCCCATTTATCTTCATAGTAAGGAGGGAGTAAGAAGAACTTCTGCCATGGTCTCAAGATGGAGGCAATACATGACTCACTTTGCATCTCAATTTGTCTCCAATCAGTCAATGAAGGCCAATGATACGTTACTACCAGATACAAGTCAAAGTATGGGAATGCCAACATCTTCCGCTGTAGAAGAAAGAACCCTTCCCGTAAATGAAAGCAAGCCATTGGAAGTTGTAGCTGGTGAGACTCATGGTTCGAATGGAGTGTTTTATGAAGAAGTCTCTTTAGAAAAAGATGAAAACCTTAAGAGTCTTAGCATTGATGAAGTCCACAATGAACTTGCTTCAGTTGATGGTTCAATATCAGCTGGAACAATTGACAATGGAGCAGGATTTTTCTACAGGGAAACTGATCCTTTGAAGGCTCAGAGTCCTCCTTGCAATGTTTTCTCCAAAGCAGAAATGTCCAGGTTTTTTAGAAATAGAAAAGTTTCTCCACCAACTTACTCAAGTTATCAGTTCAAAAGGCTGGAGATGTTACCAGTTTCAAGAGAGATGCATATTGGGAAAAATCAGAGAAATGAGGTTGTTGACCCCAAATGTTCACCAGGAGTCCCAGGGGCAGGAAGTTCCAATGGAAATTTGTCTGTTAGATTTAAAACTTCATATTCAAATCCTCAGAGATCACAGCCTGCCAAGGGGAGCTATCGGgatggtaatggtaatgttGTCAATAGCCCAAATGGTAACATATTTCTTGAAGGGGAAAAGAATTTTTTGAATGATGTTAATGTCCCTACTTTTGCAAGTAACAATTTAAATGAGCGCGAGACATCTAATTTCTTAAGTAAGGATCCGAATGGAAATTCTGGAATCTCGGGTACTAGTTCTGATGACGAAGGGTCAGTTGAAGGAAATATGTGCGCTTCTGCTACTGGTGTTGTAAGATTACAGTCGAGAAAGAAAGCAGAGATGTTTTTAGTGCGAACAGATGGATTTTCTTGTACAAGAGAGAAGGTGACCGAATCTTCATTGGCTTTTACTCATCCTAGTACCCAGCAGCAGATGCTCATGTGGAAATCTACCCCAAAGACTGTATTATTGCTCAAAAAGCTGGGACAAGAACTCATGGAAGAAGCCAAAGAGGTATAACATGAAAATCTTGTTAGTTATTGCTTAAATAAAGCCTGATTTCTACTTTTAATAACTgtttattcaaaattaaaatcacttccatttataaatttaaataatcTTCACGATTCAGAGATATTAACTGTCTATGGCTACTTATTTTTCATATTGTTGACTCAATATTCGCATGCCTGGCAGAAAGAAAATATGTGTATGCATGCATAACTCGTTGTAGTGTAACTTTTTCTCTCATAGCCTTAGTTCCTCCATCATAAGGAGGAGGTCATTCTTAGCATGTGTTCATTCAGGACCAAGTGGTGGATAAGGCTGTAGAAAGAATTAAGATGCAGAGAAGGATGCATGCAGTTGTCCCCATACCTCAAACATATGATGTATCTGAAAATGTGTACCTCAGTAATGAATATCTGCAAAATTGTCAGCTTTTTCCCAGACTTTTTCATATTTACTGGTGTTTCTGATGGTGTATGTGGTAGAACATCCTTTGCTTTTATTCTCTATCTTTGTAATGCACTGTATGCAGAGCTTTTGTGTCCTTTCAATTTCATTGCTTTGTTCATAAAGAATAGCTTCTCACTCAAATATTCGTCGAAATTGGTTCTTTTTTGTCAATCCTTATTCATGTTGTGAATGTTTCTCACTCGAGTATTGAGCTACAAGAATCACTCCAAACATTATATTTGCCTTGGACTCGAAAAACACAATCATATTTCAGTTGGAGAAATGACTGTTGCTCAACAGCAATCGTGTTTCTTGGCCCATGAGATGGAAAAGCAGCAGCAATTGCTCATTACTGTGTTTTTGTACCCATGTTTTGGTAGAGCAGCTGAAGTCTCGTCTACATGCAATGCAACCACTTGTATGTAAAAAGATACAGAAACACAAGCAATCGACTTTCCATCACCATATTAGTTCTTACTTCTTAAATTCAAAGCCGTCATATGATCTATGCATGAGCTAGAAGAGAACCACAAGTCACAACACTCTAACATATTTGTAGTGGGAATTTGTACTGGGAAAGGATGTCTTCTTGAGATTGTGTGTTTAAGGGAGTTTATTATCCTAATTCTTTCTGCTTTATATTGGTAATTTGTGCATACATTGACTTCCTTGGTCGCTAGACTTAGTTTTGGCAAttcttaccttcttttttttggatctGATCAGGTGGCATCTTTCTTGTATCACCAAGAGAAAATGAATGTTCTTGTTGAGCCTGATGTACATGATATATTTGCTAGGATTCCTGGATTTGGATTTGTCCAAACTTTTTACAGTCAGGATACCAGGTAACCAAAATCTGTGTTTGATAGTGCAAAAGCGTAtgtattttggtatttttcatATCATTGGGAAGCCATCTACCCCGATGCCTTAATTGCAGACTGTAAATGCAGTGATCTTCATGAAAGGGTTGATCTTGTTGCATGCTTGGGGGGAGATGGTGTGATACTCCATGCCTCAAATTTATTTAGAGGAGCAGTCCCCCCTGTTGTATCTTTTAATCTTGGATCTCTTGGATTTCTCACTTCCCATCATGTAAGCTGTTGAATTACCCTTGTCTTATGAGACAATAGTTTATGTTTTTCATAGGTTGCCATTTGGGTGACCAGtcttgtttattttttgaaatagtttGAAGAGTATAGACAGGATTTAAGGCAGGTCATCCATGGGAATAACACTGTAGACGGTGTTTATATCACCCTTAGAATGCGGCTCCGATGTGAAATATTTCGGAATGGTAAAGCAGTGCCAGGGAAAATATTTGATGTCCTAAATGAAGTCGTCGTTGATCGCGGCTCCAATCCGTACCTTTCTAAGATTGAATGTTATGAACATGACCGGCTTATAACTAAGGTGAATGTTTTGTAATTCATTTTGCTTTAGACAAGCCCCTCTACTTTCAATGAGTTATAGAGTATTAGCAGTTCTCTTGGGGTATCTAAATTTCTTCATGTAAATAAGTTTATGAAAACAAAGTACACGTCCTATCGTCCATGTGTAACCTTTAGATATGGTTTAAACAAGCTTTTGGATATTTTTCTATTTAATACATACATTCAATTAAATTCTATGCTTCTTTTGCATCCATATCTTCAAGGTACAAGGTGATGGGGTCATAATAGCCACACCTACCGGGAGTACTGCTTACTCCACAGCTGCAGGAGGTTCCATGGTAAGCTTATCATCCTGAGTTAGGTTAGACTTGCATTTGGTTTGATAAATATCTGTGTCATGAGATCGTGATAAATATTGGTAAACCTGAATTTGGTTTGAATTAGGTTAAATAATTTGATGAAGAGTGTCATCCACGTAATGATCAGCTTGGatttttagaaaatttttaGAGTTGTAATTGTCATGCATCATActtctttccctctcttctatagatataaccataaccataactTTTTGAAGATTTTCCATTCCATCTTATTGGATCTTGTTTATGATTCTTCATAGACTTGTAATGGTCATGAACCATACTCATTTCACAACCCCTCCACATCCGCAGGTGCTCACTTTTGCTACCTTATCCAatgtttttaaaaatcttaaaatctGACAATTGTGGATTTTTAGTACTCTCCGCATGGCTGTAATACAAGCTTTACAGCTCAAATAACCAGAGAGGATTTTAGCTAGGGTTATTGTCTTTACGTTTTCTTGTTTTGATCAGACTGGGCACTCTGTTGAACCAATTAGCATCATCGTCAAATCTAAAGCATATTATACTCAAGtgaattttaacaaaatataAACTTTGATTGGATAA
Protein-coding regions in this window:
- the LOC120016628 gene encoding NAD kinase 2, chloroplastic isoform X1, which translates into the protein MNRSPAASIWASGFCPCKISKPLVRARLFGFGSGSGLGKLRKCRVRRRFGFAVSAELSKALSFNVGLDSQVLQSNEQSQLPWIGPVPGDIAEIEAYCRIFRAAEQLHGSLMDTLCNPLTGECSVYYDFPSEEKPLLEDKIVAVLGCMLSLLTKGREDVLSGRSSVMSSFRIADSSAMEDRVPPLAVFRSEMKRCCETLHVALENYLTDDNRSYIVWRRLQRLKNVCYDSGFPRRDDHPCHSLFANWSPVYASLNKEDIASGNYPAVFWKGGQVTEEGLKWLVEKGYKAIVDLRAETVKDTFYQAALDDAILSGEIELIKIPVEVGTAPSMEQVEKFASLVADCSKRPIYLHSKEGVRRTSAMVSRWRQYMTHFASQFVSNQSMKANDTLLPDTSQSMGMPTSSAVEERTLPVNESKPLEVVAGETHGSNGVFYEEVSLEKDENLKSLSIDEVHNELASVDGSISAGTIDNGAGFFYRETDPLKAQSPPCNVFSKAEMSRFFRNRKVSPPTYSSYQFKRLEMLPVSREMHIGKNQRNEVVDPKCSPGVPGAGSSNGNLSVRFKTSYSNPQRSQPAKGSYRDGNGNVVNSPNGNIFLEGEKNFLNDVNVPTFASNNLNERETSNFLSKDPNGNSGISGTSSDDEGSVEGNMCASATGVVRLQSRKKAEMFLVRTDGFSCTREKVTESSLAFTHPSTQQQMLMWKSTPKTVLLLKKLGQELMEEAKEVASFLYHQEKMNVLVEPDVHDIFARIPGFGFVQTFYSQDTSDLHERVDLVACLGGDGVILHASNLFRGAVPPVVSFNLGSLGFLTSHHFEEYRQDLRQVIHGNNTVDGVYITLRMRLRCEIFRNGKAVPGKIFDVLNEVVVDRGSNPYLSKIECYEHDRLITKVQGDGVIIATPTGSTAYSTAAGGSMVHPNVPCMLFTPICPHSLSFRPVILPDSARLELKIPEDARSNAWVSFDGKRRQQLSRGHSVQIYMSEHPLPTINKRDQTGDWFRSLIRCLNWNERLDQKAL
- the LOC120016628 gene encoding NAD kinase 2, chloroplastic isoform X2, whose amino-acid sequence is MNRSPAASIWASGFCPCKISKPLVRARLFGFGSGSGLGKLRKCRVRRRFGFAVSAELSKALSFNVGLDSQSNEQSQLPWIGPVPGDIAEIEAYCRIFRAAEQLHGSLMDTLCNPLTGECSVYYDFPSEEKPLLEDKIVAVLGCMLSLLTKGREDVLSGRSSVMSSFRIADSSAMEDRVPPLAVFRSEMKRCCETLHVALENYLTDDNRSYIVWRRLQRLKNVCYDSGFPRRDDHPCHSLFANWSPVYASLNKEDIASGNYPAVFWKGGQVTEEGLKWLVEKGYKAIVDLRAETVKDTFYQAALDDAILSGEIELIKIPVEVGTAPSMEQVEKFASLVADCSKRPIYLHSKEGVRRTSAMVSRWRQYMTHFASQFVSNQSMKANDTLLPDTSQSMGMPTSSAVEERTLPVNESKPLEVVAGETHGSNGVFYEEVSLEKDENLKSLSIDEVHNELASVDGSISAGTIDNGAGFFYRETDPLKAQSPPCNVFSKAEMSRFFRNRKVSPPTYSSYQFKRLEMLPVSREMHIGKNQRNEVVDPKCSPGVPGAGSSNGNLSVRFKTSYSNPQRSQPAKGSYRDGNGNVVNSPNGNIFLEGEKNFLNDVNVPTFASNNLNERETSNFLSKDPNGNSGISGTSSDDEGSVEGNMCASATGVVRLQSRKKAEMFLVRTDGFSCTREKVTESSLAFTHPSTQQQMLMWKSTPKTVLLLKKLGQELMEEAKEVASFLYHQEKMNVLVEPDVHDIFARIPGFGFVQTFYSQDTSDLHERVDLVACLGGDGVILHASNLFRGAVPPVVSFNLGSLGFLTSHHFEEYRQDLRQVIHGNNTVDGVYITLRMRLRCEIFRNGKAVPGKIFDVLNEVVVDRGSNPYLSKIECYEHDRLITKVQGDGVIIATPTGSTAYSTAAGGSMVHPNVPCMLFTPICPHSLSFRPVILPDSARLELKIPEDARSNAWVSFDGKRRQQLSRGHSVQIYMSEHPLPTINKRDQTGDWFRSLIRCLNWNERLDQKAL